One window from the genome of Papilio machaon chromosome 6, ilPapMach1.1, whole genome shotgun sequence encodes:
- the LOC106716514 gene encoding uncharacterized protein LOC106716514, which yields MRQLLVVVLLVAGGFADKDQQPAEAANPPSPYELPHDDHLDDYHHDELPGPHVLRSTRSRKIAEPDDHGPEVKKQNVIIRKTYDPDYYEPTIILDYRYMKTGGRDYTRGPGGQYVILPKGIRTKEPKEFENYDALLEHLRLKNLAEIEHKRAHYSAGHY from the exons ATGCGTCAA TTGCTTGTAGTGGTGTTGCTGGTGGCAGGGGGGTTTGCTGACAAGGATCAACAGCCAGCTGAGGCCGCTAATCCTCCCAGTCCTTACGAGCTACCTCATGACGACCACCTAGATGACTACCACCATGACGAACTGCCGGGACCTCATGTACTGCGCTCGACACGCTCTAGAAAGATCGCAGAGCCCGAT GATCATGGACCGGAAGTAAAAAAGCAAAAtgt taTCATCCGAAAGACTTACGATCCCGACTACTATGAGCCGACGATCATTCTGGACTACAGATACATGAAGACAGGAGGCCGAGACTACACGCGAGGCCCAGGAGGTCAATACGTGATTCTGCCCAAAGGCATCCGTACCAAAGAGCCGAAAGAGTTCGAGAACTACGACGCCTTATTAGAGCACTTACGTCTCAAAAACTTAGCTGAGATAGAACACAAGCGTGCTCACTACAGCGCAGGACATTACTAA